In Spiroplasma sp. SV19, one DNA window encodes the following:
- a CDS encoding ribosomal-processing cysteine protease Prp, whose amino-acid sequence MIKIIINKTEQKFTKIEITGHAQAGEYGKDLVCAAITGIATGGLNAIDQIKPNSCEFVINEGLITIIVKENSSDLQVILQTLYYQFLTIYQQYQEFISVKEVEE is encoded by the coding sequence ATGATTAAAATTATAATTAATAAAACTGAACAAAAATTTACAAAAATTGAAATTACTGGTCATGCACAAGCGGGTGAATATGGTAAAGACCTTGTTTGTGCGGCAATAACGGGAATTGCAACAGGCGGTTTAAACGCAATTGATCAAATTAAACCAAATAGTTGTGAGTTTGTGATTAATGAAGGATTAATTACTATCATAGTAAAAGAAAATAGTTCTGATTTACAAGTTATTTTGCAAACACTGTATTATCAATTTTTAACAATTTATCAGCAATACCAAGAATTTATTAGTGTAAAGGAGGTTGAAGAATAA
- a CDS encoding Fic family protein, giving the protein MSLKKYYHWIYISKNDVKTFNSAFTKTPNLYCNDEKAGVKCSAKTEIDDIKNHDHCYAWTIKDTNIKLIHETNYGPYLIKVKWQKLDFNEEFKDFLIQLVFEAHELAQQIKDEGLYGEVQEGAVTATISSLVAKWSYSADYLTILDLTSELLFAFACRHKFKNGNKRTALIVGVLFLKFCGLFFMHTNVTEKDYMEYWEELMVSIVETFTIEKEKENKLLKRISKTIDKFITLSYTRYID; this is encoded by the coding sequence ATGAGTTTAAAAAAATATTACCATTGAATATATATAAGTAAAAATGATGTTAAAACTTTTAATTCTGCTTTTACAAAAACACCAAATTTATATTGTAATGATGAAAAAGCGGGAGTTAAATGTTCTGCAAAAACAGAAATAGATGATATAAAAAATCATGATCATTGTTATGCTTGAACTATAAAAGACACTAATATAAAATTGATTCACGAAACAAACTATGGTCCATATTTAATAAAAGTAAAATGACAAAAATTAGATTTTAATGAAGAATTTAAAGATTTTTTAATTCAATTAGTATTTGAGGCTCATGAATTAGCACAGCAAATTAAAGATGAAGGTTTATATGGGGAAGTTCAAGAAGGAGCGGTTACAGCAACCATCAGTTCATTAGTTGCAAAATGAAGTTACTCAGCAGATTATTTAACTATTTTGGATTTGACTTCTGAACTATTATTTGCTTTTGCATGTAGACATAAATTTAAAAATGGTAATAAACGGACAGCTTTAATAGTTGGTGTTTTATTTTTAAAGTTTTGTGGTCTTTTCTTTATGCATACTAATGTAACTGAAAAAGACTATATGGAATATTGAGAAGAACTAATGGTAAGTATAGTAGAGACTTTCACAATTGAAAAAGAAAAAGAAAATAAACTGTTGAAGCGAATAAGTAAAACTATTGACAAATTCATAACTTTATCATATACTAGGTATATAGATTAA
- a CDS encoding GNAT family N-acetyltransferase codes for MKRKKYRQNPKIKRMFRIKGEYEATKLAQNFVRYMTNPFQDKRIRNELIDTENEIYMTDISNDSDKTYTVAISTQLDYQEDAERVKELVKDYVDNDLDFLWYTIGEQIDEKEQAFFESLGFVQNEVLVGMVLDLTKWKKHKMKVDKSIKFRRVNDNKRLTDFSKILESAMGPKSWDYAFYKTLLKLNKDKDIAEIDLLYKNDVPAATGNIYFEKDIAIIDDISTHQNFRRQGLAKLMMNHLINRVYSQDYDLVGLIATPEGYNVYRKLGFRPINLYLSEYVTKTKGNDLSQIATKISKGKIKNIQTVQQSTVNYMVNNLTCKKCNNEILDQKYLMAITPLNDFVINNYHQNCYSFSSKDKWVLLIEKNNDEIK; via the coding sequence ATGAAGCGAAAAAAGTATCGACAGAACCCGAAAATTAAGCGAATGTTTCGAATTAAGGGGGAGTACGAGGCAACAAAATTAGCACAAAATTTTGTTCGTTATATGACTAACCCTTTTCAAGATAAACGCATTCGAAATGAATTAATTGATACTGAAAACGAAATATATATGACTGATATTAGCAATGATAGTGACAAAACTTATACTGTTGCTATTAGTACCCAACTAGATTATCAAGAAGATGCTGAACGTGTTAAAGAATTAGTAAAAGACTATGTTGACAATGATTTGGATTTTTTGTGATATACCATTGGAGAACAAATTGATGAAAAAGAACAAGCTTTTTTTGAATCACTTGGTTTTGTCCAAAATGAAGTTTTAGTTGGAATGGTGCTTGATTTGACAAAATGAAAAAAACATAAAATGAAAGTTGATAAAAGTATTAAATTTCGTCGCGTTAACGACAACAAGCGTTTAACTGATTTTAGCAAAATTTTAGAAAGCGCCATGGGGCCAAAAAGTTGGGACTATGCCTTTTATAAAACATTATTAAAACTAAACAAAGATAAAGATATCGCTGAAATTGATTTATTATATAAAAATGATGTTCCCGCCGCAACAGGAAACATTTATTTTGAAAAAGACATTGCAATTATTGATGACATTTCAACACATCAAAATTTTCGTCGTCAAGGATTAGCAAAACTGATGATGAATCATTTAATTAATCGTGTTTATAGCCAAGACTATGATTTAGTAGGTTTAATTGCGACACCGGAAGGATATAATGTTTATCGCAAATTAGGGTTTCGACCAATTAATTTATATTTAAGTGAATATGTTACAAAAACAAAAGGAAATGATTTGAGTCAAATTGCTACCAAAATTAGTAAAGGTAAAATTAAAAATATTCAAACCGTTCAACAATCAACAGTTAATTATATGGTTAATAATTTGACTTGTAAAAAATGTAATAATGAAATCCTTGATCAAAAATACTTGATGGCCATTACCCCTTTAAATGACTTTGTTATTAATAATTATCATCAAAATTGTTATAGTTTTTCTTCAAAAGATAAATGGGTGCTACTTATTGAAAAAAATAATGATGAAATAAAATAA
- a CDS encoding multidrug transporter, with protein sequence MSEVLTVREKKLRFEQPWKAIAYFCIPTVFLMIVQGLYNIIDKTLALSFAAPDAIHDQFYIDAYNKLKGVTVSVVPLADMRSFINVATQYASQTYNLQWSFSVMVGMGCAMNFSIAYGQRDIPKMRRIAGNGFSTTVLFSIIVAFVIFCIVFPGWNAVFITSQMGNYYNPITERLCWEYSFPMLAAAPMMFLSYYFMSLIRSEGRMKWVTVMILSSIVINAAAATFFMKVCHLGMSGAMLGTVFAWTVQVIWGLIIVFKTKNSYSKFYWSDLFHIEGKNVADFAKAGLPNFINNAALVVTSYVATSLVVQLPNQDYHNGVSVLQELYSSIVPWMTLVLSAGVGVTQGARSIIAYNYGAKKNARIWEVLKRVSLLIIIWFCLMLLVFILFGKNMMMLFAFPSEYATKYRWWIVLNFMTYPFCSLTYIALTLFQGINRSILATFTSSLRSIIVILPLIGIGYGVSQATGNPIFYYVFIGLNDLIAAAIIIPILVYYWKKYHTKLVDEPDPYFNEYQTDLQLKKGLKLTHKKNKN encoded by the coding sequence TTGTCAGAAGTTTTGACGGTTCGTGAGAAGAAATTGCGATTTGAACAACCATGAAAAGCAATTGCTTATTTTTGTATTCCAACAGTTTTTTTAATGATTGTCCAAGGACTATATAATATTATTGACAAAACATTGGCTTTATCGTTTGCTGCTCCCGATGCAATTCATGATCAGTTTTATATTGATGCTTATAATAAGTTAAAAGGAGTTACAGTTTCAGTTGTTCCATTAGCTGATATGCGTTCGTTTATTAATGTTGCCACACAATATGCTTCTCAAACATATAATTTACAATGATCATTTAGTGTTATGGTTGGTATGGGGTGTGCCATGAATTTTTCAATTGCCTATGGTCAACGCGATATTCCAAAAATGCGTCGGATTGCTGGAAATGGTTTTTCAACAACGGTGCTTTTTTCAATAATAGTTGCATTTGTCATTTTTTGTATTGTGTTTCCAGGATGAAATGCTGTCTTTATTACTTCGCAAATGGGAAATTATTATAACCCGATTACAGAGCGTTTGTGTTGGGAATATTCATTTCCAATGTTAGCAGCTGCCCCAATGATGTTTTTGAGTTATTATTTTATGTCATTAATTCGTAGTGAAGGACGAATGAAATGAGTAACAGTAATGATTTTAAGTTCAATTGTTATTAATGCTGCTGCGGCAACTTTCTTTATGAAAGTTTGTCATTTAGGAATGTCTGGGGCAATGTTAGGAACAGTTTTTGCTTGAACAGTGCAAGTAATATGAGGATTAATTATTGTTTTTAAAACAAAAAATAGTTATTCGAAATTTTATTGAAGTGATTTATTTCATATTGAAGGTAAAAATGTTGCTGATTTTGCTAAAGCAGGTTTACCAAACTTTATTAATAATGCTGCTTTAGTGGTGACATCATATGTTGCAACTTCCTTAGTTGTGCAGCTGCCAAATCAGGATTATCATAATGGGGTATCGGTCTTACAAGAACTTTATTCTTCAATTGTGCCATGAATGACATTAGTTTTATCGGCTGGGGTTGGGGTCACCCAAGGGGCACGGAGTATTATTGCCTATAATTATGGGGCGAAGAAAAATGCGCGGATTTGAGAAGTTTTAAAGCGCGTTAGTTTATTGATTATTATTTGATTTTGTTTAATGTTATTGGTTTTTATTCTATTTGGGAAAAATATGATGATGCTTTTTGCCTTTCCCTCAGAATATGCAACTAAATATCGTTGATGAATTGTTTTAAACTTTATGACATATCCATTTTGTTCATTAACTTATATTGCTTTAACATTATTTCAAGGAATTAATCGTTCAATCTTAGCAACTTTTACAAGTAGTTTACGTTCAATTATTGTTATTTTGCCTTTAATTGGTATTGGATATGGTGTTAGTCAAGCAACTGGTAATCCAATTTTCTATTATGTTTTCATTGGTTTAAACGATTTAATTGCAGCCGCAATTATTATTCCAATTTTAGTTTATTATTGAAAAAAATATCATACTAAATTAGTTGATGAACCAGATCCATATTTTAATGAGTACCAAACGGATTTACAATTAAAAAAAGGTTTAAAATTAACACATAAAAAAAATAAGAATTAG